GGCACACCGCCACGGCTCCACATAGGCACGGCAAAGTCGAACATATTCCATAGATAAGAAGCAATAATATAGGGATGCTCAGCTATCACACTCCACTGATATTCATGCGTCTTGGTCTGGAAAGTTTCCGGATAGTAAGGCTTTCCCCAGTTCAACGCATCGCCCAGATACTCCGTCTGATGGTCAAGGTTGGCGTCGGCTCCATATTCGGTCAACATCAATTTCTGCCAGGGATAGTCTTTTTCGAGTCCTTCCACCCACGGTTTGATGTCCTGCACTTTCTTTTCGTACCAGCCGAAATAACGGTTCATGCCTTGTATATCTGTATTCTGATTCACCGGATGATTGGCGTGACCGTAACCGTTCACGGCAACCGTGTAGCGGTCAGGATCTTCCGTCTTCGCCAGATCGTGAAGAGATTGAGTCAATGACGCTGTGTATTCGTGAGGCTGATAAACCTCATTGTGCAACCCCCACACATAAATGGAGGGATGATTGAAACTCTGACGAATCAGTTCGCGGAGTTGTGTCTGCGCATTCTCCGATTCGTAGCCTGTCACCCGGTTGACAAAGGGGATTTCCGCCCAGATAATCAAGCCCAATGTATCACAACGCGAATAAAGATATTCCGACTGCTGATAATGAGCAAAACGCACGGTCGTGGCACCGACATCCATAATTTGAGCCAGGTCAAAATCATGTTCACGGTTGGTCAGCGCACTCCCCAGGCCCCACCAGTCCTGATGACGGGTAACACCATACATCGGATATTTCTCTCCATTAAGATAAAAACCTTTTCCGGCAACAATTTCGTAATGACGAACACCCAAAGGCTGCGTGACCTCGTCAATCACCTCACCATTTGCCAACAGACGGGAGACTACTTTGTAAAGATAAGGGTCCTCCCTACCTTGCCAGAGATGAGGATTCTTTAGTTTGAATGTTGATACATAGCTTTGTGTTCCTTGCGGAGTCAACTCAAGCGGCAGACGTTGGGAAACCACCTTTTTCCCTTCCTGCGTATAAATACTGTTCTCCAGAACAAGCTGCGCAGGAGCCAGACTACCATTATCCAGCTTTACTTTAACAGTTATATCCGCCGAACGTCTTGATACATTCTTCTGAGTGATGTACACACCGGGAGAGGCGCAATCGGTCACTGTGATATTATTCTGCTCCGTAGTAATCAACCATACGGGACGGTAAATACCGCCATACACCCCAAACAAACTGTGATTGACAGGAATCACATCGGGACGGGCCGTATTGTCAGCCTTCACGATAATCTCGTTCTCAGCCCCCAGTTTCAAGGCAGTGCCTATCTCGAAAGCGAAGGCACTATACCCGCCTTTATGCGTTCCCACCAACTTTCCGTTGACATAGACTTCTGTGCAAGCCCCTACTCCTTCAAAACGCAAGAATACACGTTTACCCGCCAACTCATTTCCGAAAAACTGTTTCTTTCTGTAATAACCTACACCTTCGTAGAATGCATCAGCTTTCACTTGCATATCTTTCGCATTCCAGGTATGGGGAATTGTCACTTCCTCCCACTTGCCGTCCCATTGTGCGGAAGCACGCATAGGGTCCGTAGAAAACGGCCCTTTCTTAAATTGCCAGCCGGTATTGATAGAAATGACATCACGTGCGGACGTATCATTCATAACTGCTCCCAGTAACAGGAGCAGAAATACAATCATATTTTTTACCATTAGATTATGAGTTCTTGTTTATCTGGCCATTTTATAAATCTCACATCCGCCCATTAAAAAAGCACCCACGCCATATACTTCAGTCATATTCCGCGTCACCTTCTTCGGATCGGCCCCGATAGGCTGTACATAACCTAATTTACCGTCTGCATCGACAGCAGAAACCTGTGCATTCCAGCCTTTTACCAGTATAGGAAGGAAAGTATCCTTGTCCAGCAGTCCCTCGTTGATTCCGTAAGCCAAAGCATAGACAATAAACGTGGTACAGCTTGTTTCGGGTGACGGGTAAGAAGCCGGATCGAGCAGACTTGCATGCCAGAATCCGTCCGCATTCTGCAATTTAGCGACACGGGTACAGAGCTTCACGAACAGTTCTTCGTAAAACTTCCGGTTCTTGTCCTTTGCAGGCAGTTCTTTCAATATCTCCGCCAGCCCGCCGAGTACCCAGCCGTTGCCGCGTCCCCAGAAAACCTTCCGGCCGTTGGCCTCGCGTTGGTCAAAATACCGCCAGTCGCGATAGAAAAGATTCTCTTCCTTGTCGAAAAGGTGGTCATACGTAGCTTTGTATTCGCGGTTCATGAATTTGATATACTTTTTATCACCCGTCAGGACGTATAATTTAGTGTAGACCGGAGGAGCCATAAAGAGGGCGTCACACCAAGTCCAGCGTTCCAGTGTCTCAGGTTTGCGATAATCCAGCTTGAAATCGTCCGTCGGCGGGTTCTTCATCACCCAATCCGTGCGGGCAATGGTAGGATTGAGCATATATTTGTTCTTATATTTCCGGTAAAGGTCGATAAAGAGTTGTGAAACAGCGATGTCGTCGGCATGATACATCCGCTTGTCCGGCTGCCAGCCGTTACGGCTTCCGATACGGGTGAGCCATTTAAAATAATCCTTGTTACCGTCTTCACGTTCCGCCAATTCCGCCCAGTCGAGCATACCGACATATAGTACGGCGTTTGTCCAGCTCAGGTCACCATGTTCGGCGCCCTTGTTGGGGTTAGCTATTTGCCAGTCGGCAACTTTCTTCATCGTTTCTTTTATTTCCGCTTTACGGAAAGGAATGTTTTGTGCTTGCACGGTGAGGGTAGACAGCAGCACTGCTACGACCCCGATTTTTGTTCTTAGATTCATTCGTTTATCGTTTAAAAAATTATGAAAGTTCGGTAGTTTTTTGGTTCCAATACCCGACAAAGTACAAATATACGCCAAATATCGGATATAATTGAGGGATTTATTGGAAATATATATCCACCATGGTGGATATATAGATTCAACATATTGGGCATATATGCCCAGCGTGGTGGATATATATGCCCAATAAACAGGAAGTTAATGGTACGTTATACCATTAAGAAAACGTTACTTGCTGAAGTCAATGTCCAACGGCTCGATATTGTTTTCCGAACCGGCATATCCCGGTGTCTGATTGATATGTCCCTGCACATTTGTCGAAATAGCATTCAATGCAATCGGCCACAATACATTGTGGGGAGCAATGGTATATTCATTTCCAATCGGCGTTTTCACCCCTTTGTTATAGAAATCCGTTACATCCATAATGTGGTCGTAGAAGAAGTTTTTCTCGGAGAAATTATCCATACGGTAGGTACGTCCCTTATCGTCCGCCTTGCCGGTTTTAGCATAGATAAATGCGATACGGGTCAACTCCGTCTTACGCGGTTCTTCGTAATACAGTTCGCGGGCACGTTCGTCCAGAATCGTACGGATAGTCATCTGGTCAGCATCAAGTTCATCGGCTCCCGCTCTGCGGCGTACCTTGTTCACGTCATCGGCAGCTTTCTGGAGGCTGGTTGCATCCCCCTTCCAAATGTATGCCTCAGCACGTAACAGATACGTTTCGGCAATACGGAAAATATACCAGTCGGCCCAACCACCGCGCCACCATTTATCTTTCTGGTCGGCAACGTTGGTCTTATAATGCGGCCACCCCACCCAGTCACGAATGGTATCGTTTACCAGGATGTTTCCTTTATCGTCTTTAAAGCGAACCGGTTGTCCGTACCATTCCGTACCTTTGAGTTCAGGATTATTGTAGGTCAGGTCGGTCATTTCTATCCAGTTGCCCGGAGCATGACGAAGATCTGTGTCATCCAGTGTCCAGATCATGTGCGTATGATACCAGGTAGAACGTGCTGTACATACTCCACGACCATATTGCTCAAGATAGGGATTTTTCTTTGCATCGTTATCGGTAAATCCGTTTTTGCCGTCGGGAGTTTTAATCTCGCCGTCTTTTGCAAACCAGGGAAGCACCTGCCGTTTGATTTCCAGTCCGGCTGCCGAACGAATATCCTCACCGGCATCATAACGGTCGAGCACCATGTAAAGTACTTCTTTGTTTTCAGGCAAGGATTTATTCTCAGACTGATGCAAGTCCCAAATCACATTCTTGGTAGCGTCATTCTTGTCAACACCGAAACGCTCTGTCATTAGATAGTGCACTCCGTCATTAATGACGTTATTGGCTGATTCGATTGCATCGTCAAATTCGCCCAATGCAAGATTGATCTTTGTCAGTAAGTGATAAGCCGCAGCCTGAGTCACCATACCGATATAAACGTTGTTTTTCAGATAAGGAGCCGTACGGTCCAAATCGTTTTTCAGATACCGCAAGATTGCTTCACGCTTCGTTGAATAAAAATCATAACGTGGCCCGGTGATTTCTTCTGTGATGAACGGTATATCCCCATACTGATTCACCAGACGGTAATAACGATAAGCACGATGGAAACATGCCAATCCTTCAATTTCCTTACGTTGGTCTTCATTGTCAAACTCTGCCGTTTCCGAACGGGTCAGCAATGTATTGGCGTCTTTAATACCTTTATACAGATAGGTCCAATAGTTATTAATCTGACTTGCATTTCCTGTCAGAGAAGCACTGGGAGTAATCTGTCGAACAAGATCCTGTGGAGAGTTTGCCGCGTCAGTACGTCCGTTGACACTTATATCCGAAAAGAAATATTCGGAAAGGATACAAGGGTCCATAGAGCCTCCTGTGGGATAAAAATCAAAGTAACGGACGTCACGGTTCAACATATCCGTTCCGGTCTTCAGGCCGTTGTAATCCGTAAAAGAAATCTCCGGCGTATAGAATGAAAGTGGCTTCGGGTCCAGCCAATCCGAACAACTACTTGCTAATACAGCTACTCCAATCATGCAGGCAATGCCTGTTTTCTTATTATTTAGTTTCATCAGTCTGTAGATATTATAAAGTCAAGTTAATACCAAAATAAATTACTCTCGGGGTATTTGCATCACTGTTTTCCGGGTCGTAACCGGGCCAACCGGAGATATAACCTGCATTCTTCATCGTAGCATTGACGTTCAGGTTCTGAATCCGCAGCGGCTCTATCAGCTTCTTCGGGAAAGTATATCCGATTGAGATATTATCAAAACGCAGGAAAGAAGCGTTCTTGTAAATGGCATACGAAACGCCGGCCGGCTTCTTGTTGGCCAGACGCGGATATTCATTGTTACGGTTTTCCGGCGTCCAGTAGTCACGTTTAATCTGGTTCGTCACGTTCAGCAAAGCATTGTCGTTGGTAAAACGTCCCAATGTCTTTTTATGTCCGATATAGGAGTACATATTGAACGAGATATTGAAGTTCTTGAACAACGTGAAATCATTACGCATACTCCAACGCAGACGCGGCATCGTAGTTCCCTGGAATTCCTTATCCGTATTGTCATATTTGTAGTTCATATCTTTATCCAGCAGATGAACGTCACCCGGCTGCTGACCGTATTTGGCAGCTTCTTCACGTTCTTCTTCCTGCCAGATTCCCACTACCTTGTAATCCCAGATTTCATCAATATCGTGTCCGATGAAACGCTTGTTCTTGATATCGTCCGCTTCACGCTGGCCGATAACGTTACCGTCCGCATCTTTCACATCTTCCATGATTCCGTACAGGTGAGTTATCTTGTTCTTGTTATAAGCCAGGCTGAAAGAAGTACGCCATGTCAGCTTATCCATTCTGATGTTGGTAGAGTTCAGTGAAAGCTCGACACCGGTATTCTGTACCTCACCGATATTAGACATCACGGAGCTGTAACCGATCAGGCTGGGCAACTCACGGCTGACAAGCAGGTCGGTCGTAATCTTCTTATATACATCCAGGTTCGCGCTCAGTCTGCCTTTCAGGAAAGTCAGGTCCGTACCGATATTCCATGAAGTCGTTGATTCCCATTTCAGGTTGGGATTAGCCATAGTAGAAGCATAGAAAGTGTTGGCGGTCACCAGACTGCCGGTTGCCGGATCCACATAAATGTATTTGCGCGGGGCCAACTGCATGAATGCAGCATAAGTACCTACGGCACGGTTACCGTTCTTACCCCATGAGAGACGCAGTTTACCATATTCGAACCAATCCGGACGGTGCAGGAATTTCTCTTCAGA
The nucleotide sequence above comes from Bacteroides caccae. Encoded proteins:
- a CDS encoding glycoside hydrolase family 88/105 protein, encoding MNLRTKIGVVAVLLSTLTVQAQNIPFRKAEIKETMKKVADWQIANPNKGAEHGDLSWTNAVLYVGMLDWAELAEREDGNKDYFKWLTRIGSRNGWQPDKRMYHADDIAVSQLFIDLYRKYKNKYMLNPTIARTDWVMKNPPTDDFKLDYRKPETLERWTWCDALFMAPPVYTKLYVLTGDKKYIKFMNREYKATYDHLFDKEENLFYRDWRYFDQREANGRKVFWGRGNGWVLGGLAEILKELPAKDKNRKFYEELFVKLCTRVAKLQNADGFWHASLLDPASYPSPETSCTTFIVYALAYGINEGLLDKDTFLPILVKGWNAQVSAVDADGKLGYVQPIGADPKKVTRNMTEVYGVGAFLMGGCEIYKMAR
- a CDS encoding glycoside hydrolase family 2 protein codes for the protein MIVFLLLLLGAVMNDTSARDVISINTGWQFKKGPFSTDPMRASAQWDGKWEEVTIPHTWNAKDMQVKADAFYEGVGYYRKKQFFGNELAGKRVFLRFEGVGACTEVYVNGKLVGTHKGGYSAFAFEIGTALKLGAENEIIVKADNTARPDVIPVNHSLFGVYGGIYRPVWLITTEQNNITVTDCASPGVYITQKNVSRRSADITVKVKLDNGSLAPAQLVLENSIYTQEGKKVVSQRLPLELTPQGTQSYVSTFKLKNPHLWQGREDPYLYKVVSRLLANGEVIDEVTQPLGVRHYEIVAGKGFYLNGEKYPMYGVTRHQDWWGLGSALTNREHDFDLAQIMDVGATTVRFAHYQQSEYLYSRCDTLGLIIWAEIPFVNRVTGYESENAQTQLRELIRQSFNHPSIYVWGLHNEVYQPHEYTASLTQSLHDLAKTEDPDRYTVAVNGYGHANHPVNQNTDIQGMNRYFGWYEKKVQDIKPWVEGLEKDYPWQKLMLTEYGADANLDHQTEYLGDALNWGKPYYPETFQTKTHEYQWSVIAEHPYIIASYLWNMFDFAVPMWSRGGVPARNLKGLMTFDRKIKKDSYYWYKANWSKSPVLYLTQRRNTDRERKQTSVTVYSNIGTPKVYLNGKELTGIRKGYTDVHYIFDQVTLEKGKNKIKAVAVYNGKEYVDEIEWDYQSEKKRDADAHENKNEHAGW
- a CDS encoding RagB/SusD family nutrient uptake outer membrane protein, encoding MKLNNKKTGIACMIGVAVLASSCSDWLDPKPLSFYTPEISFTDYNGLKTGTDMLNRDVRYFDFYPTGGSMDPCILSEYFFSDISVNGRTDAANSPQDLVRQITPSASLTGNASQINNYWTYLYKGIKDANTLLTRSETAEFDNEDQRKEIEGLACFHRAYRYYRLVNQYGDIPFITEEITGPRYDFYSTKREAILRYLKNDLDRTAPYLKNNVYIGMVTQAAAYHLLTKINLALGEFDDAIESANNVINDGVHYLMTERFGVDKNDATKNVIWDLHQSENKSLPENKEVLYMVLDRYDAGEDIRSAAGLEIKRQVLPWFAKDGEIKTPDGKNGFTDNDAKKNPYLEQYGRGVCTARSTWYHTHMIWTLDDTDLRHAPGNWIEMTDLTYNNPELKGTEWYGQPVRFKDDKGNILVNDTIRDWVGWPHYKTNVADQKDKWWRGGWADWYIFRIAETYLLRAEAYIWKGDATSLQKAADDVNKVRRRAGADELDADQMTIRTILDERARELYYEEPRKTELTRIAFIYAKTGKADDKGRTYRMDNFSEKNFFYDHIMDVTDFYNKGVKTPIGNEYTIAPHNVLWPIALNAISTNVQGHINQTPGYAGSENNIEPLDIDFSK